A segment of the Luteolibacter arcticus genome:
TTGGCTTCGCGGAGCTGGAAGGACGCACTGTAGTATTTGGAAAGCGGGTCGAGCTGCGCCTTGAAGTGTTTGCCGATGACCAGGCTGACGAGAAGTGCGCCGGTGCCGGCAACGGGAGCCCAGCGCTTGAAATGACGGAGATAGGACGGCTTTCCGGGCGCGGGGAGGTTGACAGGTTTCCAAAGGAGCTTTCCGACGATCACCGCGAGGGCGAATGGAATCAGGATCCACAATAGCGGCCACGGCTGTTGCGAGTAGATGACATCGGTGAAGCCCCGGACCAGGGGAACGATGACAAGCAGCCAGAGCATCCCGATCACCACGGGAAAGAAGGCGACGGCGAGCAGCAGCTTGCGGCGGGTCGTTTGATAGCGGCCGGTCCTCATCCCAATCAGCAGCCACCAGCACCCGAGCAGGCCGAAGATCCCGGCCACGGTTCCGAGGCCGAGGATGACGGGACTGGTCGCGAAGCCGACCGCCGCGGTGATCAATCCCCCGCCGAGCAGGCCGAGCGACCATAGGGTCAGGCGCTCCTGCGAGTGCTCCGGGGCGAGCTTGGCGGGTGTAGGCGGCTTCGGTTTTTGAGACGATGCGTCATTGAGCCCGGACCGCACGGCATCGGCGCTCTGGTAGCGGCGCTCGCGTTCTTTCTCGAGGGCGCGCAGGACGACATCATCGATGCCCACCGAAGCGGTGCTTTTCTCACTGGGCAGCGGAAAGCGCCCGAGCGGCAGACCGCCGGTGAGCATCTCGTAGAAGACGACGCCAAGGCTGTAGATGTCCGCCCGGTGGTCGATCTCGCTGCCGCCTTCGATCTGCTCGGGAGCCATGTAGGCGGCGGAGCCGAGGGCGGAACCGGTGGCGGTCAGCGTGAGATGACTGGGGCCTTCGCTGAGCAATTGCGCGATGCCGAAGTCGACGATTCTCACCCGGCCGCGGGTGTCGATGAGGATGTTCTCCGGCTTGATGTCGCGGTGCAGCACGCCGTGGTCGTGGGCGAATTGGAGCGCGGCACACAGGTCGGGGACGAGCGCGAGCGCCTGCTCCGGCGTGAATCGCGCCGCTCGCATCGCCTGGCGGAGATTCACGCCATCGACGTACTCCATCAGCAGATAGCAGAAGTCGCCGCGCTGACCGTAGTCGTGGATGCCGACGATGTGCGGATGGCTCAGCTTCGCGAGCGTCAGGGCTTCCCTAGAGAATCGCTCGGCGAAGCCGGGATCGGCACTGAGTTCGGGCGCGAGAATCTTCAGTGCGATTAGCCGGTCGAGGTGCGGCTGGCGGGCCTTGTAAACGATTCCCATGCCACCGCGGCCGATGCATTCGAGCACTTCGAGCTCGGGAAAGGCGGCTTGGATCTCCTCCAGCGGCGGCACCCCGGCGGGTGCGCCTTCTTCGCGCGCACCCATCAGCACGCACACCGGACACAGCGGGGCATCGGGCGGCAGCGGACGATGGCAGGTAGGGCAAGTTTTCTCAGTCACATCCTTTCCTGACGATTCCAAGGCTGCCGGTTACACCCTGCCCGCGATTTCTGCTAGTGGCGTCGCTGCGTCATCATGAATTCGTTCCCCTCGGGATCGACGCACATCGCGAGGTGCAGCGTGTCTTCGGGCGTGTCATTCGGCTCGGAAGCCAACGTGCCGCCGCATTCTAACAGCCGGGCAATGCCCTCGCGCAGGTCGTCGAGCTGGAAGGAAAGGCCGGTCCACGTCCGCTTGCCCTCGCCGCCGCCGTGGACACCAATCGTGGCCCCGGCGATCACGATCTCGCTCCACACCTCGGACTCGAAGCTGACGACCCCCTCGAAAAGCTCGCGGTAGAAACGCAGGCAACGCTGCCAGTCGGCGGCCCAGAGGACGTACTTCACTTTTTCCACGCGCATGATGCCCAGTTCGCCCGCAGGCGATGCATTCGGCAATCCTGATCTTGCATCATTCCCGCCGAGTGACAATTTCCGCGAAGTCAAGTCATTGAAAGCGAGTCCTTTTGCCCCATTCTCATGATTGGCCGGGTAAATGCGATTGAATGAATCCCTGGCAGCATCCGTCTGTCCCGGTAACCCTTACCTAGAGGAGGAGAAAATATGAAATCAAGATACTTTCCCATGCTCGGCAGCCTGCTCGCCTTCACGGCGACCGGCCCCTTGCTGCTGCCCTTGCCGGCGTCCGGCCAAGCGGAGCAGGAACAAGCCGAAGCGAACCCGGATGTCGAGGTGCTGACCCGCGGGCCAGTCCACGAAGCATTCGCCGAAGCTGTCAGCTATGAGGCCGAGGCCGGCGTAACCATCAATTCCGCGCCACCGGAGTTGATCGAAGAACTTCCTCCTGACCAGCAACCGGACGGAGAGAACGTCACCTGGATCCCCGGTTACTGGGGATGGGATGACGAGGCGAGCAACTTCCTCTGGATCAGCGGAGTCTGGCGCAATATCCCGCCTGGTCGCCAGTGGGTGCCAGGCTATTGGAATGAACTCGGTGGCAGCAGCTACCAGTGGATTTCCGGCTACTGGGCTGACACCACCACGGAAGAGGTCGAATACGTCGAGACCGCCCCGCCGAAGAGCATCGATGCCGGTCCGAACATCGCCGCCCCATCGGAAGATCACAATTGGGTTCCCGGTAACTGGATGTGGAGTTCGTCCCGCTACGTATGGCGCCCCGGCTATTGGCTGGCCCTGCGCCCGAATTGGACTTGGGTGCCTTCCCGCTATTGCTATTCGCCCCGCGGCTACACCTATGTGGATGGCTACTGGGACTACGCGGTGATGAATCGTGGCGTGCTCTTCGCGCCGGTCCATTTCCGTGGCAATGCGTGGTCCACACCCGGCTATCGCTACACGCCTAGCCTGGTGGTCAGCCTGAGCGTTTTCGCCGATCACTTGTTCATTCGCCCGCGTGGTCACCACTACTACTTCGGCGACTACTACGCTCCGCGTTATGCGGACCGCGGCTACTACTCGAGCTTCAACTGGCATCGCAATCATCACCGTGGCTACGATCCGATCTACGCTTACCAGCGTTGGGATCATCGCCACGACCGCAACTGGGAGCGTCGTCATGAAGACAACTACAACTACTTCCGCGACAATGATCGCGCTCGTCCGCCTCACACCTGGGCCGCCATGCGGGGTCTGCGGAACGAGAAGTTCGACGATGACCGTGGACGCAGCCGGATGTTTGCGAACTCCTTCGATGGCTTCGTGAAGAGCCCCGGGCGCGACATGAAATTCCGCCCTGTGGACAAGGATCGCCGCGAGAAGATCGTGGCCGAGCGCCAGGAGATGCGCACCTTCACCCGCCAGCGCCGCGATATGGAATCCAAGACCGTTGCCACGACCGATGGGACCCCTCGGGGCGATCGGGCCGACAGAGGCGAAGGCGGTGAGAAGCAAAAGGGTGTGTTCCGCGAAAAACTCCGCCGCTCGCCGGTGGTCGGCCGCCAGGCCGAGCAGTTCGCTCAGAACGAAGCTCCGCCCAAGCGCCCGGAAGCCCGCGGTAACAAAGCCATTCTGAAGGGCGGCGACGCCGTGAAGGGTTCTGACGCCGCCGATGCTACTCCCGGCCGTGGCCAAGGCCGCGACATGACCAAGCGCGATGGTGAAGGCGAAAAGGTGACCCCGGAACGCGTTCCCGGCCGAGGCCAAGGAAAGGCCGATGGCACGAACGAACCGAAGGTGACCCCGAACGAGCGTGAGCGTCGCGCTCCCGGTCAGGACACCGAGGGCAAGCCACAACGCGAGAAGGCCACGCCGGAACGCGAAGTGCAGCCAAAGCCGGACCGCGAGAAGGCAACGCCGGAACGCCAGGTGAAGCCAAAGCCAGAGCGCGAGAAAGTGGCCCCCGAACGTCAGGTACAACCAAAGCCCGAACGCGAAAAGGCGACCCCCGAGCGTCAGGTCCAACCTAAGCCCGAGCGTCAGGTGCAGCCAAAGCCACAACGCGAGGTTCAACCGAAGCCCGAACGGCAGGTTCAACCAAAGCCCGAGCGTCAGGTCCAACCCCAGCGTCAGGTTCCAGAGCGCAAGGCCCAGCCCGAGCGGCAAGTCCAACCTCGCCAGCCTCAGGTGAAGCCCCAAGTGAAGCCGAAGGGCAAGGACAAGGAAGAGGCTCGTCAGGTCCCGCAGCGTCGCCCGGAGTCGAGCGTCCAGCGGATCGCCCAACCGAAGCCACAGGTCCAGGCTCGCCCGCAACCGCAGCAACGCCAGGTCCAACCGCGCCAGCAACAGGCTCGCCCGCAGCCACAGCAACGCCAAGTTGAGCCGCGCCAGCAGCAGGCCCGTCCGCAGCCCCAGCAACGCCAGGTCCAGCCGCCTAAGCAGCAGGCCCGCCCTCAACCACAGCAACGCCAGGCCCAGCCCCGTCAGCAACAGGTCCGCCCTCAGCCGCAGCAACGGCAGGGCAAGGATAAGAAGGACCGCGACAAGGAAGGCGCCTGATTAAACTCCGAGTTCACGCCGCGCAAGGGTTCGCCCTTGCGCGGCTTTTTTGTCGACGAGGACCCGCTGGGAACGCGGGATTTATCCCAATGCCTTTAAGGACTGGAAAAAAGCATCACCGCGGATTACGCGGATATCGCTGATAATAAGAGATATTGAAGATATCGAACCAGATGCCTTCAAGCTCCCGGCTATTGCTCCCGGTGCTACTTTCTCCATCCGTGCTATCCGCGCAATCCGCGGTAAATCAATCCCAACCTGATCCTCGGTTCCCTCTCCGAGCGTCCAATCCTCAAAGGCATTGGGATTTATCCCGCTCGGCATGCCCTCCGTAGCTTCAGCGAAGGAGGGACGGTAGATTCGCCGAACCTGCCAAGCGGAATAAACTCCGCGTTCCCAGTAGGGGACGGTGCCATACCGCACCTAGCCACGCCACTTTTTGATCAAATGCTTCACCAGATCCATCACGCCAGCACTCGGCAAGGTGGGATCCACATAGGCGTGGAGCACGTGGAACAGGAAGTAGTAGAAGCGGCAGGCCGCCCACACGCAGATGCCCAGCAGCAGCGCCCGATGAAGCGTGGGAAAGTCGACCCATACGATCAGCGCCCCGGACAACGCAGCGAGCAAGGCGAAGAGGATGCCCTTCGCGACGATCCAGCGTTTCGAGGTGAGGTCGGGGCCCATGCGCGCGGAGTGGGTTTCAATGCTTGGCCCGGCTTACCAAGGTGCCGGCCAGTGCGGCAGCAAGGAATGGAGCGGTGCGGGATTGCTTAGACTTCGCCACGGTTTCCGGCGGGCCTTGGGCGATGATCTTGCCGCCGTGGTCGCCGGCTTCGGGGCCGAGGTCGAGAATCCAGTCGGCTTCCGCGGCGACTGCCATGTGGTGCTCGATCACCACGACCGTGTGGCCTTCATCGACCAAGCGGTGCAGGACGTCGATCAGGCGCTTCACGTCTTCCAGGTGAAGGCCGACGGTTGGCTCCTCAATCAGGTAGAGATTGGTGCGGTTGAGCGTCTTGAGATTCTTCGCGGAAACGCGGCCCTTGGTAAGTTCCGTCACGAGCTTGATCCGCTGTGCCTCGCCGCCGGAGAGCGTTGGAGATGGCTGGCCGAGCTGAAGGTAGCCGAGGCCGGTATCCGCCAGCAGTTTCAATGGCGCGGCGATCCGCGGCTGCGACTCGAAGAACTCGGCCGCTTGCTCGATGGTCATGCGCAGCACCTGGCCGATGTTCTTCTCGCGGAAGCGGACCTCGAGCGTGGCGGGGTTGTAGCGCATCTCCACACAGGCCTCGCATGGCACCCAGGTGCTGGGCAGGAAGTCCATCTCCAGCTTCACGCGGCCATTGCCCTCGCAGACCGGGCAGCGACCGTCGCCGGTATTGAAAGAGAAGCGCGATGCCTCGTAGCCGCGGACCCGCGAGTCGGGAAGCTGGGCGAAGAGTTTCCGGATATCGTCGAAGACCTTCACGTAGGTCGCAGGACAGGAGCGCGAGGTCTTGCCGATCGGCGACTGGTCCACTTCGTATACGGACTGCAGCTTGTCGAAGCCACTGGCCTTGGTGAAAGGCGCGTTTCTGACCTTCTTGCCGTCACGATTGGCAATTGCCGCCACGGCGAGGCAGGAATGCATCAGTGTGGATTTTCCGGAACCGGAAATGCCTGTTAGAACCGTCAACCGCCCAAGCGGGATCGCGGCTTCGATCTCCTTCAAATTGTTTGCCTTGCAGCCGCTCAGCGTGGCGAAGGGATGATCATTCTTTACCGCCCGCCGCGTGCCGCGGGTGGGGTGGACGATGGGATTGGAGAGAGCGCGATAGGTCGGAGAAGTGATCAGTGCCGAGTGATCGGTGGCCGGTGATTTCTTCTTCGTGCCTTTCCCGCTGGTTGCTGTGCCTGGCACCCGGGGCGGAGGGCCTTGATACACCACTTCACCGCCAAGCCTTCCCGCACCTGGTCCCAGATCGATGAGATGATCGGCGCGGGCGATGGTGTCTTCATCGTGCTCGACCACGATCAAGCTGTTGCCGCGGTCGCGCAGGGCGACCAGTGTTTCTAACAGCGCGGCATTGTCCCGCGGGTGGAGTCCGATGGTCGGCTCGTCGAGCACGTAGAGCACGCCGCGCAGGTTCGAGCCGAGCTGCGCCGCGAGGCGGATGCGCTGGCTCTCGCCGCCGCTTAGGGTCTTGGCCGAACGATCGAGCTGGAGGTAGCCGAGGCCGACCTCCTGCAGGAAGGAGAGCCGCTGGCGGATCTCCGGCAGGATGTCCCGAGCGATGAGCTGGTCGCGATCCCCGGTGATGGTGAGCTTCTCGAAATGCCCGGCCGCGTGATTGACGGCAAGCCGTGCGAGGTCGGCGAGCGGGGTGCCCAGGAAACGCACCGCCCGGCCCTCGTCGTTGAGGCGGGCACCGTGACAGCTCGGGCATTCGACGAGTTCCTCGTCCTCCATCCGCTCGATCTTGCGGTCGGCATCCATCTCGGCCTCGAGCACGGATTCATAGCGCGAGGTATCGAGGTGGAAGCGATGCTTGGGCACCAAGCCATGGCCGCGGCACTTCGGACACCAGCCATGCGGCGAATTGAAAGAGAAGAGCCGCGGATCCAGCTCCTCGAAGGACTTGTGGCAACTCGGGCAGCTCGCCTCGGTGGAGAGCAGGATGATCTTCTTTTCCGGCGTGTAGAGCTTCAGCACTCCCTTGCCGATGTCGAGGGCCCGCGAGATGGTGGCAGGCAGGAGAGAGATGGCAGATGCCTCGGCATCGACTTTGCCTTTCTTTGGCACTTGCTCCTTCTCACTTGGCACTTCCGCCACCACGACGTCGATGTCGTGCTCCTTGAAGCGCTCCAGTCTCGTGAAGCCTTCGGAGTCGCGGAACTGCTTGTCTACTAGAAGTCTCGTAAATCCGTGCTTGAGCGCCCACTCGGCGACTTCGGTGTGGTAGCCCTTTCGTCCGCGGATGACCGGGGCGAGGATGGAAACGGAGCCCTTCTTGAGCAGGGTGCGGATGCTCTTCTCGATCGCCGCCAGCGATTGTTTCTCGACCGGCACATTGCAGTCCGGGCAGTAGCGCGTGCCGAGCTTGGCGTAGAGCAGGCGGATGAAGTTCCACAGCTCGGTGACGGTGGCCACCGTGGATTTCATGCCGCCCTGCGAGACGCGTTGCTCGATCGCCACGGTTGGCGGCAGGCCGGAAAGGGAATCGAGCTCGGGCTTCTCAAGCTGCTCGGCGAATTGCCGCGCGTAGGCGGACATCGAGTCGAGGAAGCGTCGCTGGCCTTCGGCGAAGAGGATGTCGAAGGCGAGGGTGGACTTGCCGGAGCCGCTCAAGCCCGAGACCACGACGAACTGGTCGCGCGGGATGTCGATCGAGATGTTCTTCAGGTTGTGCTCGCGGGCACCGCGCAGCGAGATGGTGTTGGAGGGCGCCGGAATGAGTGCCGCGGTTTTGCCGCGCGTGGGCTCAGGGGCGGAGCGCGGGTCTAACAGAGGCTTCAGGAAACGGGCGGTCTCGGTGGTTTGCGCGGCGATGTGCTCGGGCGATCCTTCGGCGACCAGCTTGCCGCCGTTGGTTCCTGCTTCAGGACCGAGGTCGAGGATCCAGTCCGCGCACTTGATCACGTCCAGGTTGTGCTCGATGACCAGCAAGCTATGGTCGGCATCCACCAGCCGTTGGAAGACGCCGAGCAGGCGCTCGATGTCCGAGAAGTGCAGGCCGGTGGTAGGCTCGTCGAGAATGAGGAGCTTCCCTGGGGTGCCCTTTTGATGGCCGGAGCTTCCAGCGAGGAGCTGGCACAGTTTGAGCCGCTGCGATTCACCGCCGGAGAGCGTGTTGAGCGGCTGGCCGAGCTTGAGGTAACCGAGGCCGACTTCGGCGAGCGGCTTGAGGAGCTTGGTGACCTGCTCGTGGCGCTTCGCGTGGGCGGTGGGGAGGCCTTCGGTTTCGCCGTAGAAGGTAAGTGCTTCCTCGATGCTCAGGTCGAGGATGTCGGCGATCGACTTGCCGAGGTAGTGGAGGTCGAGCGTGGATGGCTTGTAGCGGCGGCCGTTGCAATCGGGGCAGGTGACGTGCAAGTCGGAGAGGAACTGCATCTCCACCTTCTCGCTGCCGGCACCGGCGCAGCGGTCGCAGCGGCCTTCGCCGGAGTTGAAGGAGAAGAAGCCGGTTTGCAGCCCACGCGACTTCGCATCGTCCGTCAGCGCGAAGAGCTGGCGGATGGGATCGAAGGCACCGAGCAATACGGCCGGCGTCGAGCGCGGGGTGCGGGCCAGCGGGGATTGGTCCACGAGCAGGACATCGCTCAAGTACTGCGTTCCTCGTAGATCCTTGATCGGCGCGGGATCGAGCTCCGCCTCTTCCTTGCGCAGCTTGCGGCAGAGGTTCGCGTAGATGACGTCGTGGGCGAGCGTGGATTTGCCGGAGCCGGAGACGCCGGTGAGGCAGACGAAGAGGCCGAGCGGAAGCTCCAGGTCGAGCTTCTTCAAGTTGTGGCGGGACGCGCCGCGGAGTTCGAGCTTCGCCTTGCCCGGCTTGCGGCGCTTGGCGGGGATCGCGATCGATTTGCCGCCGTTGAGCCAGGGCAATGTGCCGATTGCGGATTTGGGGAGCTTGCGGCTGGAAGCCGGAGCCACGGGTCCTTGATAGACCAGCTCGCCGCCGTGGATGCCCGCGGCGGGGCCGATGTCGAGGATCTGGTCGGCGGCGCGCATCACGGCCTCCTCGTGCTCGACCACGACGAGCGTGTTGCCCTTGTCGCGCAGGCCATGCATCACGCCGACGAGGCGGTGGATGTCACGCGGGTGAAGGCCGACGGTGGGCTCGTCGAGGACGAACAGGGTATTTGTTAGAGAAGCGCCAAGGCAGGTGGTGAGATTGACGCGTTCGATTTCCCCGCCGCTCAGGGTGCGGGCGGGGCGGTCAAGCGTGAGATAGCCGAGACCGACCTCATCGAGATACTTCAGCCGGGAAGTAATCTCGGTGAGGATGAGCTTGAGGGAAGAGTCCTGGGTGCCGAGTGATCGGTGGTCGGTGATCAGTGTGGAGAACCAGGACGAGAGATCGGTAAGAGGCAGGCTCCACAGGTCGGGCAGGGTCTTGCCGTCGATCTTGAAGCAGAGGGCTTCCGGTTGGAGGCGCTTGCCGCGGCAGGTGGCGCAGGTGGTGTAGGATCGGTAGCGGCTGAGGAAGATGCGGACGTGCATCTTGTAGGCCTTCGTCTCCAGCCAGTCGAAGAAGCCCTTCACGCCATACCAGCCGCCGGAGCGCCAGAGTTCCTCAAGGTCCTCGGGCGTGGTCGATCTACGGTCTCCATAGTAGATCCACTCGCGGGTGTCGTCGTCCAGGTCTTCCCATGCGGTGTTGATGTCGATGCGGCGTTCCTTGCAGCAGCGCAGCAGGTCGCGCTGGCATTCCTCGCCGCGTTCGCCTTGGAAGGGCTTGATGACACCTTGCCGGATGCTAAGCGCGGGATCGGGGACGGATTTCTCCAGATCGAGGCCGATGACCCGGCCGAAGCCGCGGCACTTGGGGCAGGCGCCCAGCGGGTTGTTGAAGGAGAAGAGCGCCGACGACGGCGCGCGCAGGGAGTTACCCGTTGCGGGGTTGGTCCACGTCGCGGAGAACGCCCGAAAGGAGGCCTGCGGCGATGATGCCACCGCCACGGTTGCGTGGCCCTTGCCCAAGGTGAAGGCGTGCTCGAGCGCCTCGAGGAGCCGGGTGCGGTTGTCGGGAGTGAGGCCGAGGCGATCCTGGATGACGCTGACCGTGCCGGTCTTCAGACCCGCGCTCCCGGGCGTGTCGGTGCGGAAAATCTCGTCGCCGATCAGGACGCGGAGGTAGCCCTGCTGGCCGAGGAAAGGGAAGAGGTCCTCACTCTTCGTATCGGAAGGAATGGCGACGGGGAAGGTGACGAGGACCTGCTGCCCGGCGAAGTTCTCGAAGGACCAGGCCGTCGCACCCTCCGGCGAGTCGGGAGAGATCTCCTCGCCGGTATCCGGGTCGTAGCCCTTGGCGGTGCGGGCGAAGAGCAGCTTCAGGTAGTCATTGATCTCGGTCAGCGTGCCGACGGTCGAGCGGGTGGTGCGGATGTTGTTCTTCTGCTCGATCGCGATCGCCGGCGGGATGCCATCGATGTGATCGACATCCGGCTTGTCCATGCGGTCGAAGAACTGCCGGACGTAGGGAGAAAAGGTCTCCACATAGCGCCGCTGGCCCTCGGCGTAGAGGGTGTGAAAGGCGAGCGAGGACTTCCCCGAACCGGACGGCCCGGTGACGACCGTGAGCTGGCCGAGCGGGATGTCGATATTGAGGCCTTTCAGGTTGTGCTGGCGCGCACCACGGATCTGGATGGCGGCTTGCGGACGTGAGGGAGCGGACTTCTTCGCGGGCACGGCGGGGACAGTAGGCAGGACCGCGGAGCGCGCTAGTGGATATTGTGCGTATGAACGCCTATCCGGCGCTTGGCCCTTCAGCAGGGCTTGCGCCACGCGGGTCCCGGTGCCATGACCCGGGCGTGGAATCCATGGAGGAAATCGTCGCCCGCGAGGTCGGCGCAGATGGCTTGGCAGCGATGGTTGCGGCCTTTTACCGGCGGGTGCGGACGGACGACGTGCTCGGACCCCTTTATCCGGAGCAGGACCTGGAGGGGGCCGAAAAGCGGCTGCGCGAGTTCCTGCAGTTCCGCTTCCTCGGGCACGAGGTCTACGTGGAAAACCGAGGCCACCCTCGCCTCCGCATGCGGCATTTCCCGTTCGCGATCGGCGACAAGGAAGTCGCGCGGTGGGTGGAGTTGATGGAGGCCGCGATGGACGAGTCCGGGATCAGCGGTGAAGCCTGGTCGGTGATGTCGCCGTTCTTCGCGCAGGTCGCGGAGTTCTTGAAGAACCGCTGAAGACGGTTCTATTCGGCTTGCTCCTCCGGCTTGCGGACAAGGCGGACGGCGTCGCCGCGATTGTTCTGCCCCGCCAGAATGGTGCCTTCTTCTTGCGGGGAAAGCTCGTCAACGAATCCGCTGCCCCAGGAGATCACGTAGCGGACCTTCTCGGCGTTCAGCAACTCCTTGATCCACTGGCCTTTGTCGCCGCGAGAATTCTTGCAGGTGCCGTCCCCGGCGAAAGTGACAACCGTGTTGGAGGTTTTCGAGGCCCATTCGCCAACGATCAAGCTTTCAACGGCGGGGGTGGGAGTGGCCTTCGCCACGCCTACGGATGAGAGCCAAGTGTCGAGATCCGCCGCCTGCGCGACCTTTTCGTCGAGGGCTGCGCCCACCTTCGAGTCTCCGGCCTGCTTGGCTTTCCCGGCTGCCTCGGCAATCCGGGAAACATAGGCGTCGCGGATCTTGGTCGCCTTTGACTCGAAAGTCTCGTCGATGGACTTCTGCTTGCGGGAGGCGAATTCGGCGACCTTGGCCATGCGCTCGGACAGGTTGATGCCGCTGTCGGAGTCGACCCGTGTCGGGACGCGGTCGTCTACGGCGAGGCGCTTGAGGCGTTCGGCGTGGGGCCGCCAGGTGATTTGATCACCCTTGCCGAGGGTCCGGACCCACCCGTCGAGATCCGAAGCGAAAGTCTTGGCGTTGGTGGCGAGCTCCTTGGCGCGGTCCTTTTCGAGGGCTTCCAGCAGGCTCTTGGCCTTGGTCTCCAGCTCGACGATGGCGGGTGGCAGTTCGACGGCTTCGTCGGGGAACTCGGTCGGATGCGTCTCCTCCTCTCCCGTCACGATGGCGCTGGTGTTATTCGGCCCGGAGTGGGAGTTGCCCGAGTCGGCGACTTCGGGCTCAGCGGTGGCACCGGAGTCGTCCGGCGTGGCCGGATCCCGCTTTGCGGGTGAGGCGTCGTGCGGAATCGGCGCGGGCTTCGAGTTGCCGGAAGAGGATTTGGGTTTCGCCGAGGGATCAGCGGTCGAGGCCGGATTCGCTTTCGAGTCCTTGTAGGCGGCCTCTTGCGCCGCCTTGTCCTTCTGCATGCCTTGCAGCTTCTTCCACGCGACGGCGGAGATGACGATCAAGACGGCCAGGACGCCGGCTTGGGCCACGAGATTGGAGTTGCCGCGGCTTTTCACCATGACCGGGGCGGCCTCGGCGATGGGGCGCGGTGGCCGGACCGGCGCATGCGAAACAATGCCGCCGGTGGCGCGCGGCGGGGGGACGCGGGTTCCGCCACGCAGCCATTGGTCAAGAGCCGCGGACATCGCCTCAGCATTCGCATAGCGCATGCTGGCCGCCGGATGCATCGCGATCGCGCAGATGATATCGAGCGCGGGATCGCAGCTGACGATGGTGGACGGCGGCGGTGGTGGGAGATCGTAGGGCGGACAACGTCCGATGAGCAGTTCGTAGAGCACCACGCCGAGCGCGAAAATGTCTGAGCGGTGATCGGCGTGATCCGGCTCGCGGATGATTTCCGGCGCGGAGTAGCCGGGAGTGCCCATCAGCAGGCCGGTGGAACCGGCACCCGCCGGGCGGGCCAGGCCGAAGTCGCCGACCTTGGGCTCGGCCTTCGGGGTGAGCAGGATATTCGCCGGCTTGATGTCGCGGTGAATGACGCCGTTTTCGTGGGCGTGGGCGAGGCCGTCGCAGATGGCTTTGACGATCGTGACGGCCTGGCGCGCCTCGACGGGGAGGTTGTGCGCGGAGTGGAAAAGCGACTTGCCCGGCACGTACTCCATCACGATGTACGGCATACCATCGGCATCGCCGAAGTCATAGACACCGATCAGATTCGGGTGATTGAGCCGGGCCATGGCCTTGGCCTCGGTCTCAAACGAGCGGCGGAATTCCGGGTCGGCCCCGAGTTCCCGCGGCAGGATCTTGATGGCGACATCCCGGTCGAGGCTGCGCTGGCGGGCCTTGTAGACCGCACCCATCCCCCCTTGGGCAATGAAAGCGATCAAGTCGTAGGCCGGCAGCAGGCGCTCGAGGATCTCCAGCGACGGGGGATCAAAGGATTCCGCATTCATGGGAGGACAGTCGGGAGTCTCACGGAGGAGGTGGTTCTGCACCCGGAGGCACGACGGGCGTCGGGCTCGGGGGCGGTGTTTGCGGCGTGCCTTCAGGCGCGAAGCGGATGGTGCTGGGATCGGGCTTCTTGTCCTCTTCTTCCTGCTTCTTTTTCAGGGCGGCGTTGTGGGCG
Coding sequences within it:
- a CDS encoding globin domain-containing protein, with the translated sequence MNAYPALGPSAGLAPRGSRCHDPGVESMEEIVAREVGADGLAAMVAAFYRRVRTDDVLGPLYPEQDLEGAEKRLREFLQFRFLGHEVYVENRGHPRLRMRHFPFAIGDKEVARWVELMEAAMDESGISGEAWSVMSPFFAQVAEFLKNR
- the uvrA gene encoding excinuclease ABC subunit UvrA, with product MPAKKSAPSRPQAAIQIRGARQHNLKGLNIDIPLGQLTVVTGPSGSGKSSLAFHTLYAEGQRRYVETFSPYVRQFFDRMDKPDVDHIDGIPPAIAIEQKNNIRTTRSTVGTLTEINDYLKLLFARTAKGYDPDTGEEISPDSPEGATAWSFENFAGQQVLVTFPVAIPSDTKSEDLFPFLGQQGYLRVLIGDEIFRTDTPGSAGLKTGTVSVIQDRLGLTPDNRTRLLEALEHAFTLGKGHATVAVASSPQASFRAFSATWTNPATGNSLRAPSSALFSFNNPLGACPKCRGFGRVIGLDLEKSVPDPALSIRQGVIKPFQGERGEECQRDLLRCCKERRIDINTAWEDLDDDTREWIYYGDRRSTTPEDLEELWRSGGWYGVKGFFDWLETKAYKMHVRIFLSRYRSYTTCATCRGKRLQPEALCFKIDGKTLPDLWSLPLTDLSSWFSTLITDHRSLGTQDSSLKLILTEITSRLKYLDEVGLGYLTLDRPARTLSGGEIERVNLTTCLGASLTNTLFVLDEPTVGLHPRDIHRLVGVMHGLRDKGNTLVVVEHEEAVMRAADQILDIGPAAGIHGGELVYQGPVAPASSRKLPKSAIGTLPWLNGGKSIAIPAKRRKPGKAKLELRGASRHNLKKLDLELPLGLFVCLTGVSGSGKSTLAHDVIYANLCRKLRKEEAELDPAPIKDLRGTQYLSDVLLVDQSPLARTPRSTPAVLLGAFDPIRQLFALTDDAKSRGLQTGFFSFNSGEGRCDRCAGAGSEKVEMQFLSDLHVTCPDCNGRRYKPSTLDLHYLGKSIADILDLSIEEALTFYGETEGLPTAHAKRHEQVTKLLKPLAEVGLGYLKLGQPLNTLSGGESQRLKLCQLLAGSSGHQKGTPGKLLILDEPTTGLHFSDIERLLGVFQRLVDADHSLLVIEHNLDVIKCADWILDLGPEAGTNGGKLVAEGSPEHIAAQTTETARFLKPLLDPRSAPEPTRGKTAALIPAPSNTISLRGAREHNLKNISIDIPRDQFVVVSGLSGSGKSTLAFDILFAEGQRRFLDSMSAYARQFAEQLEKPELDSLSGLPPTVAIEQRVSQGGMKSTVATVTELWNFIRLLYAKLGTRYCPDCNVPVEKQSLAAIEKSIRTLLKKGSVSILAPVIRGRKGYHTEVAEWALKHGFTRLLVDKQFRDSEGFTRLERFKEHDIDVVVAEVPSEKEQVPKKGKVDAEASAISLLPATISRALDIGKGVLKLYTPEKKIILLSTEASCPSCHKSFEELDPRLFSFNSPHGWCPKCRGHGLVPKHRFHLDTSRYESVLEAEMDADRKIERMEDEELVECPSCHGARLNDEGRAVRFLGTPLADLARLAVNHAAGHFEKLTITGDRDQLIARDILPEIRQRLSFLQEVGLGYLQLDRSAKTLSGGESQRIRLAAQLGSNLRGVLYVLDEPTIGLHPRDNAALLETLVALRDRGNSLIVVEHDEDTIARADHLIDLGPGAGRLGGEVVYQGPPPRVPGTATSGKGTKKKSPATDHSALITSPTYRALSNPIVHPTRGTRRAVKNDHPFATLSGCKANNLKEIEAAIPLGRLTVLTGISGSGKSTLMHSCLAVAAIANRDGKKVRNAPFTKASGFDKLQSVYEVDQSPIGKTSRSCPATYVKVFDDIRKLFAQLPDSRVRGYEASRFSFNTGDGRCPVCEGNGRVKLEMDFLPSTWVPCEACVEMRYNPATLEVRFREKNIGQVLRMTIEQAAEFFESQPRIAAPLKLLADTGLGYLQLGQPSPTLSGGEAQRIKLVTELTKGRVSAKNLKTLNRTNLYLIEEPTVGLHLEDVKRLIDVLHRLVDEGHTVVVIEHHMAVAAEADWILDLGPEAGDHGGKIIAQGPPETVAKSKQSRTAPFLAAALAGTLVSRAKH